From the Carassius auratus strain Wakin unplaced genomic scaffold, ASM336829v1 scaf_tig00037437, whole genome shotgun sequence genome, the window AAACTCTGGCCCTTCAGGAACTGAGCTTTGTACCGCTCTGTGTTAACATAAGTAGCGAAATGAAAACGCACTGCTCAAGTAGTATGTGGGAAGACAGATTGCACATCCACTGATATCAAACAATGGTTTGAAAGACATTTGTGAATGCATCACTTATCTTATCAGTGAAAGCAATGTTCGTGTGGCGCACAGTTCCCCATACAGATAATCTAAGTATGGAGTctcattcaattttatttatcacAGTAATACATCAgtgttgttaaaattatttttctctttttatttcaagACCCTAATATAAAGAAACATGTCTTGGAGTGTTATCTTCTACCCTGGAAATCCCGAAAGAAGGGAAAGACTTATCCGCAAAAGCCAAGAGCTTCGAGAACTGATGAAAAACAACTTCCGAGCCACCAACCAACTCATTGAGGCTCTTAAGGAACACTTAGGCTTGTCCTTCAGGCCAGTCGCCTTGAATGAGAAAGCTACTGTGAAGGAGAACTGTGATGTAATCATTGAACGCATACATGAGATCCAGGCAGAAGTAGAGAAGATTGACCAGAAGATGAAGGCGAAGCTGGAACCGACGCTGTATGAGAAACTGAAGAAAATGTCTCTGTCTGTTCCTGACTATCAACTATTATCAGGAAGTGTTGGTGCAGTTTGTGGTGTTGCAGGCTCTGCTGCCGTTATTGCCGTTGGTTggctaattaaaaatgaaaaaattctgACAACCATGAGATCGACCTTtggtttaataaa encodes:
- the LOC113083245 gene encoding single-pass membrane and coiled-coil domain-containing protein 3 isoform X2, with the protein product MSWSVIFYPGNPERRERLIRKSQELRELMKNNFRATNQLIEALKEHLGLSFRPVALNEKATVKENCDVIIERIHEIQAEVEKIDQKMKAKLEPTLYEKLKKMSLSVPDYQLLSGSVGAVCGVAGSAAVIAVGWLIKNEKILTTMRSTFGLIKTTALAAVVVGVLFMGIDMIISAILGGIERDQLERALEEYDRALEEFRPASEKYQDSITYVRMRLEMGQ